A single Ketogulonicigenium vulgare WSH-001 DNA region contains:
- the rpmF gene encoding 50S ribosomal protein L32 — protein sequence MAVPQNKISKSRRNMRRAHDALVAANPNECGNCGELKRPHHVCPSCGHYDQREVVAVSTGVDIDEDAA from the coding sequence ATGGCTGTCCCACAGAATAAAATTTCCAAGTCGCGCCGCAACATGCGCCGCGCACATGATGCCCTCGTTGCGGCGAACCCGAACGAGTGCGGCAACTGCGGCGAGCTGAAGCGCCCGCACCACGTTTGCCCGTCGTGCGGTCACTATGACCAGCGCGAAGTCGTTGCGGTTTCGACCGGCGTCGACATCGACGAAGACGCAGCATAA
- a CDS encoding DUF1223 domain-containing protein: MKFALGWVAAIAVTAGAAAAEERSPVVVELYTAQGCAACPPADVVLSKLRDIPGVIPLALHVDYWDYIGWIDAFGQAAFTQRQNAYADIRNERYIYTPQMVIDGTRSVLGGDGMAVMDAISAAKDAPRPVALRVERDGNALHIIAETAIARPMIVQLVRYMPEEEVQIEGGENAGQTLTYVNIVTQLEQIGAWDGSAALDLSQNIEGDQPAVILVQEAGPGRILAAATAP, translated from the coding sequence ATGAAATTCGCGCTGGGATGGGTCGCTGCAATCGCCGTAACGGCAGGTGCAGCCGCAGCTGAGGAACGCTCGCCCGTCGTGGTCGAACTTTACACCGCCCAAGGCTGCGCCGCCTGTCCGCCCGCCGATGTGGTGCTGTCCAAGCTGCGCGATATTCCGGGGGTGATCCCGCTGGCGCTGCATGTGGATTATTGGGATTATATCGGCTGGATCGACGCTTTTGGCCAGGCCGCCTTTACCCAGCGCCAAAATGCCTATGCCGATATCCGCAACGAGCGTTACATCTATACGCCGCAAATGGTGATCGATGGCACACGTTCGGTGCTGGGCGGCGATGGTATGGCGGTGATGGATGCGATTTCGGCCGCCAAGGACGCACCGCGCCCCGTCGCTCTGCGGGTCGAGCGTGACGGCAATGCGCTGCATATCATTGCCGAGACAGCGATCGCTCGCCCGATGATCGTGCAGCTTGTGCGTTATATGCCCGAGGAAGAGGTGCAGATCGAAGGCGGCGAGAATGCCGGCCAGACCCTGACCTATGTGAATATCGTCACCCAGCTCGAGCAGATCGGCGCATGGGACGGCAGCGCCGCCCTCGATCTGTCGCAAAATATCGAGGGCGATCAGCCAGCGGTGATTCTGGTGCAAGAAGCAGGGCCGGGCCGTATTTTGGCCGCCGCTACAGCCCCTTAA
- the ihfA gene encoding integration host factor subunit alpha, which produces MSEKTLTRMDLAEAVHNKVGLSRNDSATLVETVLQHISDALVAGESVKISSFGTFSVREKSARVGRNPKTGIEVPINPRRVLTFRSSHLMKERVAHGDS; this is translated from the coding sequence ATGTCTGAAAAAACTCTGACGCGAATGGATCTTGCCGAAGCCGTCCACAACAAAGTGGGCCTGTCGCGCAATGATAGTGCCACGCTGGTCGAAACCGTTTTGCAGCATATCTCGGATGCGCTGGTGGCGGGCGAAAGCGTGAAGATTTCCTCGTTCGGGACGTTTTCGGTGCGCGAGAAATCGGCCCGTGTCGGCCGCAATCCCAAAACCGGGATCGAAGTGCCGATTAATCCGCGCCGCGTGCTGACGTTCCGTTCGTCGCATCTGATGAAGGAACGCGTCGCCCACGGCGATAGCTGA
- the plsX gene encoding phosphate acyltransferase PlsX, with product MNIEPQGSISAQVSQIVISVDAMGGDKGPAAVVAGLDLFLASRPDAQILLHGNQDVLNGLVAGLAAKDRITIIHAQDVVQMTDKPAQVIRTGKNTSMWSALDSVREGAAAACISCGNTGALMALSTMRLRRIEGVKRPAIACMWPSLNPSGFNILLDAGADLKADAPDLLNYAFMGASYARNGLGLTMPRVGLLNVGTEEHKGRAELREAHDLLTAAQEAGGFDYVGFVEGGDIPMSTVDVIVTDGFTGNVALKTGEGTARLVAKMLRDMFGTNILSKLAAILAYGALKKFRHQMDPRRVNGGVFLGLNGTVVKSHGSSDATSFAAAISQAYDLAKMNFTDRVAARLATSASFTAGLDSAEPATATD from the coding sequence ATGAATATTGAACCTCAGGGCAGCATTTCTGCGCAGGTCAGCCAGATTGTGATTTCTGTCGACGCTATGGGCGGCGACAAGGGGCCTGCGGCTGTTGTCGCGGGCCTCGATCTGTTTCTGGCCAGCCGACCCGATGCGCAGATTTTGCTGCATGGCAATCAAGATGTGCTGAACGGGCTGGTTGCGGGACTTGCGGCAAAAGACCGTATCACCATCATCCATGCCCAAGATGTCGTGCAGATGACGGATAAGCCGGCGCAAGTGATCCGCACGGGGAAAAACACCTCGATGTGGTCGGCGCTGGATTCGGTGCGTGAGGGCGCTGCGGCAGCCTGCATTTCTTGCGGCAATACCGGCGCACTGATGGCGCTGTCGACCATGCGCCTGCGCCGGATCGAGGGCGTCAAGCGCCCCGCCATCGCCTGTATGTGGCCCTCGCTGAACCCGTCGGGGTTCAATATCCTGCTGGATGCCGGGGCTGATCTAAAGGCCGATGCGCCCGATTTGCTGAATTACGCGTTCATGGGCGCCTCCTATGCGCGCAACGGGCTGGGCCTGACCATGCCCCGTGTCGGCCTGCTGAATGTCGGCACCGAAGAACACAAGGGCCGCGCCGAGCTGCGCGAGGCGCATGATCTGCTGACCGCCGCCCAAGAGGCTGGCGGCTTTGATTATGTCGGCTTTGTCGAAGGCGGCGATATTCCGATGAGCACCGTCGATGTGATCGTCACCGATGGCTTTACCGGCAATGTCGCGCTGAAAACCGGCGAAGGCACCGCACGCCTTGTAGCAAAGATGCTGCGCGATATGTTTGGCACCAATATCTTGTCGAAACTCGCAGCGATTCTGGCTTACGGCGCGCTGAAGAAATTCCGCCATCAGATGGACCCCCGCCGCGTGAATGGCGGCGTGTTTCTGGGTCTGAATGGCACTGTGGTGAAAAGCCACGGCTCGTCCGATGCGACCAGCTTTGCAGCCGCGATCTCGCAGGCCTATGATCTGGCCAAGATGAACTTTACGGATCGCGTTGCGGCACGTTTGGCAACCAGCGCCAGCTTTACGGCAGGTCTGGACAGCGCCGAACCCGCAACTGCGACGGATTAA
- a CDS encoding MerR family transcriptional regulator, whose translation MASTKADSAFRTISEVADWLELPTHVLRFWETKFPQIHPVKGAGSRRYYRPEDMALIGGIKVLLRDQGLTIKGAQKLIREQGVRYVASLGPQPPSFAPRAVPAPRKPSPVVTAIAAAPTPEARPSLLWVANHVTATPETLGALRKALSRLEELRARMLRAA comes from the coding sequence ATGGCCAGTACCAAGGCAGACAGCGCCTTTCGCACCATTTCAGAGGTTGCGGACTGGCTAGAGCTGCCAACCCATGTGCTGCGCTTTTGGGAGACGAAGTTCCCCCAGATCCACCCCGTTAAAGGGGCTGGCAGCCGCCGCTATTACCGCCCCGAGGATATGGCGCTGATCGGCGGCATCAAGGTTCTGCTGCGCGACCAAGGTCTGACGATCAAGGGCGCGCAGAAATTGATTCGCGAACAGGGTGTGCGCTATGTTGCGTCCTTGGGGCCGCAACCGCCCAGCTTCGCGCCGCGCGCTGTGCCCGCCCCGCGCAAGCCCAGCCCCGTCGTCACCGCCATCGCCGCCGCCCCCACGCCAGAGGCGCGCCCCAGCCTGCTATGGGTTGCAAATCACGTTACAGCCACGCCCGAGACGCTGGGCGCGCTGCGCAAGGCGCTCTCGCGTCTTGAGGAGCTGCGCGCGCGGATGTTGCGCGCCGCCTGA
- a CDS encoding YceD family protein, with translation MNDQPAIPRHILRLNDVSGRKAHHFDLQPDLAGRTALGSALGIIALKKLRFTGTLTPIGRHDWRLEAKLGASVVQECVVTFAPVPARIDEDVIRNYLADFTEDLSGEVEMPEDDTAEPLPKSLDLAEVMAEALSLALPAYPRAPDVAPVDIDTDDAPEAAEQRRPFAGLADLRDKLTKKDEGSH, from the coding sequence ATGAACGACCAACCGGCAATTCCCCGCCATATTCTGCGGCTGAATGATGTGTCAGGCCGCAAGGCGCATCACTTTGATCTGCAACCCGATCTTGCGGGACGCACCGCATTGGGCAGCGCGTTGGGCATCATCGCCCTTAAAAAGCTGCGCTTTACCGGTACGCTGACGCCCATTGGTCGCCACGACTGGCGGCTAGAGGCAAAGCTGGGCGCCAGCGTCGTGCAAGAATGCGTTGTGACCTTTGCCCCGGTGCCAGCGCGGATCGACGAAGATGTGATCCGCAACTATCTGGCCGATTTCACCGAGGATCTGAGCGGCGAAGTCGAGATGCCCGAAGACGATACGGCCGAGCCATTGCCCAAGTCCCTCGACCTTGCCGAAGTGATGGCCGAGGCGCTGTCGCTGGCCCTGCCCGCCTATCCCCGCGCGCCTGACGTTGCGCCAGTTGATATTGATACAGATGACGCGCCAGAGGCCGCCGAGCAGCGTCGGCCCTTTGCTGGCTTGGCTGATCTGCGTGATAAACTGACGAAAAAAGACGAAGGCTCGCATTAG
- a CDS encoding beta-ketoacyl-ACP synthase III, with the protein MTRRAVVKGVGHYLPARVVPNVELETLVDTTDEWIRTRSGIERRHFAAEGEGTADMAAHAARAALANAGLEAGDIDAIIVATATPDLTFPSSATMVQQRLGMTTGFAFDVQAVCAGFVYALANANALIISGQANRVLVIGAETFTRLLDWSDRATCVLFGDGAGALVLEGADGTGDSRDRGILATDLHSDGSYRDLLYVDGGTATGVTGHLKMEGREVFRHAVEKLAQTARTAVEKAGLEEADIDWVVPHQANIRIIQATAKKLDVPMEKVIVTVQDHGNTSAASIPLALSVGAADGRLQPGNLIVVEAIGGGLAWGAAAIRW; encoded by the coding sequence ATGACGCGACGCGCTGTTGTCAAAGGTGTGGGTCACTATCTGCCCGCACGTGTCGTGCCCAATGTCGAACTCGAGACACTTGTCGACACGACGGATGAATGGATCCGCACCCGTTCAGGGATCGAGCGCCGCCATTTCGCGGCAGAGGGCGAAGGCACCGCCGATATGGCCGCCCATGCCGCCCGCGCCGCGCTGGCAAATGCCGGGCTGGAAGCTGGTGATATCGACGCGATTATCGTCGCGACCGCCACGCCCGATCTGACCTTCCCCTCGAGTGCGACGATGGTGCAGCAGCGCCTTGGCATGACCACGGGCTTTGCCTTTGACGTGCAGGCGGTTTGCGCGGGCTTTGTCTATGCGCTGGCGAACGCGAATGCGCTGATCATCTCGGGTCAGGCCAATCGCGTGCTGGTCATCGGCGCCGAGACCTTTACCCGCCTCTTGGATTGGAGCGACCGCGCCACCTGCGTCCTGTTTGGCGATGGCGCAGGCGCGCTGGTGCTAGAGGGTGCGGACGGCACCGGCGACAGCCGCGATCGCGGCATTCTGGCGACCGACCTGCATTCGGATGGCAGCTATCGCGACCTGCTGTATGTCGACGGCGGCACCGCAACGGGTGTGACCGGCCATCTGAAGATGGAGGGCCGCGAGGTGTTCCGCCACGCTGTCGAGAAACTGGCGCAGACGGCGCGCACCGCCGTTGAAAAGGCGGGCCTCGAGGAAGCCGATATCGACTGGGTTGTACCGCATCAGGCCAATATCCGCATCATTCAGGCCACCGCCAAAAAGCTGGATGTGCCGATGGAGAAGGTGATCGTCACCGTACAAGACCACGGCAACACCTCGGCCGCCTCGATCCCGCTGGCCTTGTCGGTGGGCGCCGCCGATGGTCGCCTGCAGCCGGGCAATCTGATTGTTGTCGAGGCAATCGGCGGCGGTTTGGCCTGGGGGGCCGCGGCGATCCGCTGGTAG
- a CDS encoding 2'-deoxycytidine 5'-triphosphate deaminase, translated as MTGVLPHTQIQAMIDAAHIRPERPLAPGQLQPASLDLRLGTVAYRVRASFLAGTGRSVADRLAAFEMHRVDLTEGAVLEKGCVYVVPLMEELALPADVSAVANAKSSTGRLDLLTRTITDGGAEFDRVPAGYSGPLYAEICPRSFSVLVRAGMRLNQIRFRRGGAALDDDALRALHRRIPLVDGTPVISDGLAFSVDLSPARGTLVGYRAKPHTGVIDLDLIGHYDPADYWEEIHSKQGQIILDPGAFYILVSRESVCIPPDYAAEMSPYLAMVGEFRVHYAGFFDPGFGYAAAGGAGSRGVLEVRCHESPFVLEHGQIVGRLVYERMDAAPQQLYGAGIASNYQGQGLKLSKHFR; from the coding sequence ATGACCGGCGTTCTGCCTCACACCCAAATTCAGGCCATGATCGATGCGGCGCATATTCGCCCCGAACGTCCGCTGGCACCGGGACAATTGCAGCCCGCCAGCCTTGATCTGCGCCTTGGCACAGTGGCCTATCGGGTGCGGGCCTCGTTCCTTGCGGGCACGGGCCGCTCTGTTGCGGATCGGCTGGCGGCGTTCGAGATGCACCGTGTCGACCTGACCGAGGGCGCCGTGCTGGAAAAGGGCTGCGTCTATGTCGTGCCGCTGATGGAAGAGCTGGCCCTGCCCGCCGATGTCTCGGCGGTGGCGAATGCGAAAAGCTCGACCGGGCGGCTGGATTTGCTGACGCGCACGATTACGGACGGCGGCGCGGAATTCGATCGCGTGCCTGCGGGCTATAGCGGGCCTCTCTATGCCGAGATTTGCCCGCGCTCTTTTTCCGTGCTGGTGCGCGCGGGGATGCGGCTTAATCAGATCCGGTTTCGCCGGGGTGGTGCGGCGCTGGATGATGATGCGCTGCGCGCGCTGCACAGGCGCATCCCGCTGGTCGATGGCACGCCGGTGATCTCGGACGGGCTGGCGTTTTCGGTCGATCTGTCGCCTGCCCGCGGCACATTGGTCGGCTATCGCGCGAAACCCCATACCGGCGTCATCGACCTTGATCTGATCGGCCATTACGACCCCGCTGATTACTGGGAAGAAATCCACAGCAAGCAGGGGCAGATCATCCTCGACCCCGGCGCCTTTTATATTCTGGTCAGCCGCGAATCTGTCTGCATCCCGCCCGATTACGCCGCCGAAATGTCGCCCTATCTGGCGATGGTGGGCGAGTTCCGCGTGCATTACGCGGGCTTTTTCGATCCCGGCTTTGGCTATGCCGCAGCGGGCGGCGCAGGATCGCGCGGCGTCCTCGAGGTGCGCTGCCACGAATCGCCCTTCGTGCTGGAACATGGCCAGATCGTCGGGCGGCTGGTGTACGAGCGCATGGACGCCGCCCCGCAGCAGCTATACGGCGCGGGGATTGCCTCGAACTACCAAGGCCAAGGGCTGAAGCTATCTAAGCATTTTCGTTAA